One Pygocentrus nattereri isolate fPygNat1 chromosome 23, fPygNat1.pri, whole genome shotgun sequence genomic window carries:
- the si:ch211-114c12.5 gene encoding zinc-binding protein A33: protein MKSILKEKRIKLLEGEGGSLGSSGSAVRWAQPDQDLQTHSSAPSKSSSAPRQKDLGDLQSLHECVKFLRKWKQEVERVCKPGGGALPVSSSANSAAEPRSLEQCRKLILQWADDLKKVNTLFRECEERQEKDACWESKENEAGAAVEAEQRLMEWAKELQKVSESCGVMREELAQTLRQLELRKKKLLTLLPFLEFITWSLLRHDQGLVPQVWLLCKQRTWKTETPKYIPNSVWTWICSAAVDISLDPLTNHRWLQVSDDHKRVQEALREMEVEPNVQRFDGWPCVLGWQGFSSGRHYWEVEVANNGYWRIGVTTASSKRHGRLPMSPCQGFWVIWRSTRQFYACTKPETLLPLTLVPKRVGIYLDFEEGQVSFYNAEAHSHIYTFTGHFKEKLYPLFAPLDGRTLMTLWSPEAPSET, encoded by the exons agctgctggagGGTGAGGGGGGGAGCCTGGGCAGCTCTGGTTCAGCAGTGCGCTGGGCTCAGCCGGACCAGGACCTGCAGACCCACAGCTCAGCACCCAGCAAGAGCAGCAGCGCTCCCCGACAGAAG gatCTGGGGGATTTGCAGAGTCTGCATGAGTGTGTAAAGTTCCTGAGAAAGTGGAAACAGGAGGTGGAGCGAGTCTGTAAG CCTGGTGGTGGCGCTCTGCCTGTCAGCTCCAGTGCTAACAGTGCTGCTGAGCCCCGCAGTCTGGAGCAGTGCCGTAAACTCATCCTGCAGTGGGCCGACGATCTCAAGAAGGTCAACACT CTGTTCAGGGAATGTGAAGAGAGGCAGGAGAAAGATGCATGCTGGGAATCGAAGGAGAACGAGGCTGGTGCAGCCGTGGAGGCAGAGCAGAGGCTCATGGAGTGGGCTAAAGAGCTGCAGAAGGTCTCAGAG AGCTGTGGGGTGATGAGAGAGGAACTCGCTCAGACTCTGAGGCAGCTGGAGCTGAGGAAGAAGAAGCTGCTGACTCTGCTGCCCTTCCTGGAGTTCATCACATGGTCTCTGCTCAGACATGACCAG GGTTTGGTTCCTCAGGTGTGGCTGTTATGTAAGCAACGTACCTGGAAAACAG AAACTCCAAAGTACATTCCGAATTCAG TGTGGACATGGATCTGCAGCGCTGCAG TTGACATTTCTCTGGATCCACTGACCAACCACCGCTGGCTGCAGGTGTCAGATGACCATAAGCGTGTCCAGGAAGCTCTCAGGGAGATGGAGGTGGAGCCTAACGTGCAGAGGTTTGATGGTTGGCCGTGCGTTCTGGGCTGGCAGGGTTTCTCCTCTGGACGTCATTACTGGGAGGTCGAAGTGGCCAACAACGGATACTGGCGTATCGGGGTGACCACAGCATCGTCCAAACGCCACGGACGACTCCCAATGAGCCCCTGCCAGGGATTCTGGGTAATCTGGAGGAGCACTCGGCAGTTCTATGCCTGCACCAAACCTGAAACCCTGCTGCCCCTCACACTGGTGCCCAAGAGAGTGGGCATCTACCTTGACTTTGAGGAAGGTCAGGTGTCCTTCTATAACGCAGAGGCACACTCACATATCTACACTTTTACTGGACACTTCAAAGAGAAACTGTATCCACTCTTCGCACCGCTGGACGGACGCACCCTCATGACGCTTTGGTCACCAGAAGCACCGTCAGAGACTTAG
- the tp53 gene encoding cellular tumor antigen p53 isoform X2, which produces MDAELPSTSNPNYDFFYSLFDVESEDCGSSSVGLVSSSPLPMEPQATMEEPSESQEFAELWLQNLMGQTPEDSPWVNEEFPEDLQSMLVQPLFDEVSAELPQPSTSPPASTVPVATDYPGAHAFTLRFQQSGTAKSVTCTFSPELNKLFCQLAKTCPVQMEVSSPPPPGAVLRATAVYKKAEHVAEVVRRCPHHERTPENNDGLTPPAHLLRVEGNPRAQYHEDDNTLRHSVLVPYEAPQVGSEYTTVLYNYMCNSSCMGGMNRRPILTIITLETQDGQLLGRRSFEVRVCACPGRDRKTEESSFRKQQEAKNTNKTPATNKRSLKEPTSRPEASKKAKTSGSSDEEIYTLQVRGRERYEFLKKINDGLELSDVVPPADAEKYRQKLHSKSSRKERDGAPEPKRGKKLLVKEEKSDSD; this is translated from the exons CTCTGTGGGGCTGGTGAGCTCCAGTCCGTTGCCGATGGAGCCACAGGCCACCATGGAGGAACCTTCTGAGAGCCAGGAGTTCGCTGAGCTGTGGCTGCAGAACCTCAT ggggCAGACACCTGAAGATAGTCCATGGGTAAACGAGGAG TTCCCGGAGGATCTTCAGAGCATGCTGGTGCAGCCTCTGTTCGACGAAGTTTCGGCCGAGCTCCCCCAGCCGTCCACGTCCCCGCCTGCCTCCACCGTTCCTGTGGCGACCGACTACCCCGGAGCTCACGCCTTCACGCTGCGCTTCCAGCAGTCCGGGACGGCCAAGAGCGTCACCTGCACC TTTTCTCCGGAGCTCAATAAGCTGTTTTGTCAGCTTGCAAAAACCTGTCCGGTGCAGATGGAGGTCAGCTCCCCTCCTCCACCGGGGGCAGTGTTGAGGGCCACAGCGGTGTATAAGAAAGCAGAGCATGTGGCAGAGGTGGTCCGCCGCTGCCCCCACCATGAGAGGACACCCGAGAACAATGACG GCCTGACTCCTCCTGCTCATCTGCTGCGTGTGGAGGGAAACCCCCGGGCACAGTATCATGAGGATGACAACACTCTCCGCCACAGCGTGCTGGTGCCCTACGAAGCCCCACAG gttggCTCAGAGTACACCACCGTGCTCTACAACTATATGTGTAACAGCAGCTGTATGGGTGGGATGAATCGGAGACCCATCCTCACCATCATCACCTTGGAAACTCAGGA TGGTCAGCTGCTGGGCCGGCGCTCGTTTGAGGTCCGTGTCTGTGCGTGTCCTGGTCGGGATAGGAAGACTGAGGAGAGTAGCTTCAGGAAACAACAGGAGGCcaaaaacaccaacaaaacaCCGGCTACCAACAAACGCT ccCTGAAGGAGCCGACCTCCCGCCCTGAGGCCAGCAAGAAGGCCAAGACCAGCGGCAGCAGCGACGAGGAGATCTACACGCTGCAG gttAGAGGTCGAGAGCGTTATGAGTTTCTGAAGAAGATTAATGATGGTCTGGAGCTCAGTGACGTGGTGCCCCCTGCTGACGCTGAGAAGTACCGCCAGAAGCT TCACTCGAAGAGCTCGAGGAAGGAGCGAGACGGAGCTCCTGAACCGAAACGAgggaagaagctgctggtgaaGGAGGAGAAGAGCGACTCGgactga
- the tp53 gene encoding cellular tumor antigen p53 isoform X5, which yields MEVSSPPPPGAVLRATAVYKKAEHVAEVVRRCPHHERTPENNDGLTPPAHLLRVEGNPRAQYHEDDNTLRHSVLVPYEAPQVGSEYTTVLYNYMCNSSCMGGMNRRPILTIITLETQDGQLLGRRSFEVRVCACPGRDRKTEESSFRKQQEAKNTNKTPATNKRSLKEPTSRPEASKKAKTSGSSDEEIYTLQVRGRERYEFLKKINDGLELSDVVPPADAEKYRQKLHSKSSRKERDGAPEPKRGKKLLVKEEKSDSD from the exons ATGGAGGTCAGCTCCCCTCCTCCACCGGGGGCAGTGTTGAGGGCCACAGCGGTGTATAAGAAAGCAGAGCATGTGGCAGAGGTGGTCCGCCGCTGCCCCCACCATGAGAGGACACCCGAGAACAATGACG GCCTGACTCCTCCTGCTCATCTGCTGCGTGTGGAGGGAAACCCCCGGGCACAGTATCATGAGGATGACAACACTCTCCGCCACAGCGTGCTGGTGCCCTACGAAGCCCCACAG gttggCTCAGAGTACACCACCGTGCTCTACAACTATATGTGTAACAGCAGCTGTATGGGTGGGATGAATCGGAGACCCATCCTCACCATCATCACCTTGGAAACTCAGGA TGGTCAGCTGCTGGGCCGGCGCTCGTTTGAGGTCCGTGTCTGTGCGTGTCCTGGTCGGGATAGGAAGACTGAGGAGAGTAGCTTCAGGAAACAACAGGAGGCcaaaaacaccaacaaaacaCCGGCTACCAACAAACGCT ccCTGAAGGAGCCGACCTCCCGCCCTGAGGCCAGCAAGAAGGCCAAGACCAGCGGCAGCAGCGACGAGGAGATCTACACGCTGCAG gttAGAGGTCGAGAGCGTTATGAGTTTCTGAAGAAGATTAATGATGGTCTGGAGCTCAGTGACGTGGTGCCCCCTGCTGACGCTGAGAAGTACCGCCAGAAGCT TCACTCGAAGAGCTCGAGGAAGGAGCGAGACGGAGCTCCTGAACCGAAACGAgggaagaagctgctggtgaaGGAGGAGAAGAGCGACTCGgactga
- the tp53 gene encoding cellular tumor antigen p53 isoform X4 — protein MEPQATMEEPSESQEFAELWLQNLMGQTPEDSPWVNEEFPEDLQSMLVQPLFDEVSAELPQPSTSPPASTVPVATDYPGAHAFTLRFQQSGTAKSVTCTFSPELNKLFCQLAKTCPVQMEVSSPPPPGAVLRATAVYKKAEHVAEVVRRCPHHERTPENNDGLTPPAHLLRVEGNPRAQYHEDDNTLRHSVLVPYEAPQVGSEYTTVLYNYMCNSSCMGGMNRRPILTIITLETQDGQLLGRRSFEVRVCACPGRDRKTEESSFRKQQEAKNTNKTPATNKRSLKEPTSRPEASKKAKTSGSSDEEIYTLQVRGRERYEFLKKINDGLELSDVVPPADAEKYRQKLHSKSSRKERDGAPEPKRGKKLLVKEEKSDSD, from the exons ATGGAGCCACAGGCCACCATGGAGGAACCTTCTGAGAGCCAGGAGTTCGCTGAGCTGTGGCTGCAGAACCTCAT ggggCAGACACCTGAAGATAGTCCATGGGTAAACGAGGAG TTCCCGGAGGATCTTCAGAGCATGCTGGTGCAGCCTCTGTTCGACGAAGTTTCGGCCGAGCTCCCCCAGCCGTCCACGTCCCCGCCTGCCTCCACCGTTCCTGTGGCGACCGACTACCCCGGAGCTCACGCCTTCACGCTGCGCTTCCAGCAGTCCGGGACGGCCAAGAGCGTCACCTGCACC TTTTCTCCGGAGCTCAATAAGCTGTTTTGTCAGCTTGCAAAAACCTGTCCGGTGCAGATGGAGGTCAGCTCCCCTCCTCCACCGGGGGCAGTGTTGAGGGCCACAGCGGTGTATAAGAAAGCAGAGCATGTGGCAGAGGTGGTCCGCCGCTGCCCCCACCATGAGAGGACACCCGAGAACAATGACG GCCTGACTCCTCCTGCTCATCTGCTGCGTGTGGAGGGAAACCCCCGGGCACAGTATCATGAGGATGACAACACTCTCCGCCACAGCGTGCTGGTGCCCTACGAAGCCCCACAG gttggCTCAGAGTACACCACCGTGCTCTACAACTATATGTGTAACAGCAGCTGTATGGGTGGGATGAATCGGAGACCCATCCTCACCATCATCACCTTGGAAACTCAGGA TGGTCAGCTGCTGGGCCGGCGCTCGTTTGAGGTCCGTGTCTGTGCGTGTCCTGGTCGGGATAGGAAGACTGAGGAGAGTAGCTTCAGGAAACAACAGGAGGCcaaaaacaccaacaaaacaCCGGCTACCAACAAACGCT ccCTGAAGGAGCCGACCTCCCGCCCTGAGGCCAGCAAGAAGGCCAAGACCAGCGGCAGCAGCGACGAGGAGATCTACACGCTGCAG gttAGAGGTCGAGAGCGTTATGAGTTTCTGAAGAAGATTAATGATGGTCTGGAGCTCAGTGACGTGGTGCCCCCTGCTGACGCTGAGAAGTACCGCCAGAAGCT TCACTCGAAGAGCTCGAGGAAGGAGCGAGACGGAGCTCCTGAACCGAAACGAgggaagaagctgctggtgaaGGAGGAGAAGAGCGACTCGgactga
- the tp53 gene encoding cellular tumor antigen p53 isoform X3 yields the protein MNGQAHHHLDGRYRIFLRRSSVGLVSSSPLPMEPQATMEEPSESQEFAELWLQNLMGQTPEDSPWVNEEFPEDLQSMLVQPLFDEVSAELPQPSTSPPASTVPVATDYPGAHAFTLRFQQSGTAKSVTCTFSPELNKLFCQLAKTCPVQMEVSSPPPPGAVLRATAVYKKAEHVAEVVRRCPHHERTPENNDGLTPPAHLLRVEGNPRAQYHEDDNTLRHSVLVPYEAPQVGSEYTTVLYNYMCNSSCMGGMNRRPILTIITLETQDGQLLGRRSFEVRVCACPGRDRKTEESSFRKQQEAKNTNKTPATNKRSLKEPTSRPEASKKAKTSGSSDEEIYTLQVRGRERYEFLKKINDGLELSDVVPPADAEKYRQKLHSKSSRKERDGAPEPKRGKKLLVKEEKSDSD from the exons CTCTGTGGGGCTGGTGAGCTCCAGTCCGTTGCCGATGGAGCCACAGGCCACCATGGAGGAACCTTCTGAGAGCCAGGAGTTCGCTGAGCTGTGGCTGCAGAACCTCAT ggggCAGACACCTGAAGATAGTCCATGGGTAAACGAGGAG TTCCCGGAGGATCTTCAGAGCATGCTGGTGCAGCCTCTGTTCGACGAAGTTTCGGCCGAGCTCCCCCAGCCGTCCACGTCCCCGCCTGCCTCCACCGTTCCTGTGGCGACCGACTACCCCGGAGCTCACGCCTTCACGCTGCGCTTCCAGCAGTCCGGGACGGCCAAGAGCGTCACCTGCACC TTTTCTCCGGAGCTCAATAAGCTGTTTTGTCAGCTTGCAAAAACCTGTCCGGTGCAGATGGAGGTCAGCTCCCCTCCTCCACCGGGGGCAGTGTTGAGGGCCACAGCGGTGTATAAGAAAGCAGAGCATGTGGCAGAGGTGGTCCGCCGCTGCCCCCACCATGAGAGGACACCCGAGAACAATGACG GCCTGACTCCTCCTGCTCATCTGCTGCGTGTGGAGGGAAACCCCCGGGCACAGTATCATGAGGATGACAACACTCTCCGCCACAGCGTGCTGGTGCCCTACGAAGCCCCACAG gttggCTCAGAGTACACCACCGTGCTCTACAACTATATGTGTAACAGCAGCTGTATGGGTGGGATGAATCGGAGACCCATCCTCACCATCATCACCTTGGAAACTCAGGA TGGTCAGCTGCTGGGCCGGCGCTCGTTTGAGGTCCGTGTCTGTGCGTGTCCTGGTCGGGATAGGAAGACTGAGGAGAGTAGCTTCAGGAAACAACAGGAGGCcaaaaacaccaacaaaacaCCGGCTACCAACAAACGCT ccCTGAAGGAGCCGACCTCCCGCCCTGAGGCCAGCAAGAAGGCCAAGACCAGCGGCAGCAGCGACGAGGAGATCTACACGCTGCAG gttAGAGGTCGAGAGCGTTATGAGTTTCTGAAGAAGATTAATGATGGTCTGGAGCTCAGTGACGTGGTGCCCCCTGCTGACGCTGAGAAGTACCGCCAGAAGCT TCACTCGAAGAGCTCGAGGAAGGAGCGAGACGGAGCTCCTGAACCGAAACGAgggaagaagctgctggtgaaGGAGGAGAAGAGCGACTCGgactga
- the tp53 gene encoding cellular tumor antigen p53 isoform X1, whose amino-acid sequence MQACRDPIGHRARVTCGLAPPAGEFPAELDGNAGISWSGESGVFVGEDQLGGLSGEARSVGLVSSSPLPMEPQATMEEPSESQEFAELWLQNLMGQTPEDSPWVNEEFPEDLQSMLVQPLFDEVSAELPQPSTSPPASTVPVATDYPGAHAFTLRFQQSGTAKSVTCTFSPELNKLFCQLAKTCPVQMEVSSPPPPGAVLRATAVYKKAEHVAEVVRRCPHHERTPENNDGLTPPAHLLRVEGNPRAQYHEDDNTLRHSVLVPYEAPQVGSEYTTVLYNYMCNSSCMGGMNRRPILTIITLETQDGQLLGRRSFEVRVCACPGRDRKTEESSFRKQQEAKNTNKTPATNKRSLKEPTSRPEASKKAKTSGSSDEEIYTLQVRGRERYEFLKKINDGLELSDVVPPADAEKYRQKLHSKSSRKERDGAPEPKRGKKLLVKEEKSDSD is encoded by the exons ATGCAGGCTTGCAGAGACCCGATTGGCCACCGAGCTCGAGTCACGTGTGGCCTGGCTCCGCCTGCCGGGGAATTCCCGGCAGAGTTGGATGGGAACGCTGGGATTAGCTGGAGTGGCGAGTCCGGTGTTTTTGTTGGTGAAGATCAGCTCGGAGGACTTTCGGGGGAAGCTCG CTCTGTGGGGCTGGTGAGCTCCAGTCCGTTGCCGATGGAGCCACAGGCCACCATGGAGGAACCTTCTGAGAGCCAGGAGTTCGCTGAGCTGTGGCTGCAGAACCTCAT ggggCAGACACCTGAAGATAGTCCATGGGTAAACGAGGAG TTCCCGGAGGATCTTCAGAGCATGCTGGTGCAGCCTCTGTTCGACGAAGTTTCGGCCGAGCTCCCCCAGCCGTCCACGTCCCCGCCTGCCTCCACCGTTCCTGTGGCGACCGACTACCCCGGAGCTCACGCCTTCACGCTGCGCTTCCAGCAGTCCGGGACGGCCAAGAGCGTCACCTGCACC TTTTCTCCGGAGCTCAATAAGCTGTTTTGTCAGCTTGCAAAAACCTGTCCGGTGCAGATGGAGGTCAGCTCCCCTCCTCCACCGGGGGCAGTGTTGAGGGCCACAGCGGTGTATAAGAAAGCAGAGCATGTGGCAGAGGTGGTCCGCCGCTGCCCCCACCATGAGAGGACACCCGAGAACAATGACG GCCTGACTCCTCCTGCTCATCTGCTGCGTGTGGAGGGAAACCCCCGGGCACAGTATCATGAGGATGACAACACTCTCCGCCACAGCGTGCTGGTGCCCTACGAAGCCCCACAG gttggCTCAGAGTACACCACCGTGCTCTACAACTATATGTGTAACAGCAGCTGTATGGGTGGGATGAATCGGAGACCCATCCTCACCATCATCACCTTGGAAACTCAGGA TGGTCAGCTGCTGGGCCGGCGCTCGTTTGAGGTCCGTGTCTGTGCGTGTCCTGGTCGGGATAGGAAGACTGAGGAGAGTAGCTTCAGGAAACAACAGGAGGCcaaaaacaccaacaaaacaCCGGCTACCAACAAACGCT ccCTGAAGGAGCCGACCTCCCGCCCTGAGGCCAGCAAGAAGGCCAAGACCAGCGGCAGCAGCGACGAGGAGATCTACACGCTGCAG gttAGAGGTCGAGAGCGTTATGAGTTTCTGAAGAAGATTAATGATGGTCTGGAGCTCAGTGACGTGGTGCCCCCTGCTGACGCTGAGAAGTACCGCCAGAAGCT TCACTCGAAGAGCTCGAGGAAGGAGCGAGACGGAGCTCCTGAACCGAAACGAgggaagaagctgctggtgaaGGAGGAGAAGAGCGACTCGgactga